In one Aricia agestis chromosome 21, ilAriAges1.1, whole genome shotgun sequence genomic region, the following are encoded:
- the LOC121737638 gene encoding uncharacterized protein LOC121737638, with translation MLGSPNNSGKCASNPDIRKSVEDHNVTLRPKRKHTDDLAETIDEVTSKVTTMMNDWKNELQDNFTKMKIEFESVLKADLDKLTTSLSSSFAEIKTEINTVRQEYNEFKKSVHSLELKHQETSKKISDLEDSLQFYSNQQETTNKKVDALTVERKAIQSLEARIQSLSSENQLLQIELNQNNQRDRLLNLEIVGVIEQKSENLLDIILSIAQHSGVSLFPQDVLEVNRVTPRSKQPGRPRNIIVKLRSRLLKDNMISGARKSPLTAKDLGLTDNTSRIYVNEHLTYLNKQLLKKARDFAKQHSFKYVWTKNGRIYVRKEDTKPAFQITQEKDLLKIR, from the coding sequence ATGCTCGGATCACCGAATAATAGTGGCAAGTGTGCTTCGAATCCTGACATCAGAAAGTCAGTTGAGGATCATAACGTGACCCTGCGTCCAAAACGAAAGCACACCGACGATCTTGCGGAAACAATTGATGAAGTCACCTCGAAAGTCACAACTATGATGAACGACTGGAAGAACGAGTTGCAAGATAATTTCACTAAGATGAAAATTGAATTTGAATCTGTGCTGAAGGCTGACCTTGACAAACTAACGACATCACTGAGTTCGTCCTTTGCTGAAATTAAAACAGAAATTAATACAGTTCGCCAAGAATacaatgaatttaaaaaatccgtcCATTCGCTGGAATTGAAGCATCAGGAGACCTCGAAAAAAATCTCAGATTTGGAAGACTCATTACAATTTTATAGTAATCAGCAGGAGACCACAAATAAGAAAGTCGACGCACTCACAGTTGAAAGAAAGGCTATACAATCGCTGGAAGCTAGGATACAATCTCTGTCTAGTGAAAATCAACTTCTACAAATCGAGCTGAACCAAAACAACCAGAGAGATAGATTACTCAACCTAGAAATCGTAGGTGTTATAGAACAGAAGTCCGAAAACCTTCTCGATATCATCCTAAGCATCGCTCAGCACTCCGGCGTATCACTATTCCCGCAAGATGTCCTGGAAGTTAACCGTGTCACCCCCAGATCCAAGCAGCCAGGCCGCCCGAGGAACATAATCGTGAAGTTGAGGTCTCGCCTGCTAAAGGATAATATGATCTCCGGTGCCCGCAAGTCCCCGCTCACGGCCAAAGATCTCGGCTTGACTGACAATACTTCTAGAATCTACGTCAATGAACACTTGACTTATCTCAATAAACAACTGTTAAAGAAAGCCCGAGATTTTGCGAAACAGCACAGTTTCAAATACGTGTGGACAAAAAACGGAAGGATCTACGTAAGGAAAGAAGACACGAAACCGGCCTTTCAAATCACGCAGGAAAAGGACCTTCTCAAAATCCGATAA